The Lycium ferocissimum isolate CSIRO_LF1 chromosome 10, AGI_CSIRO_Lferr_CH_V1, whole genome shotgun sequence genome window below encodes:
- the LOC132034442 gene encoding ATP-citrate synthase beta chain protein 2 produces MTTGQLFSKTTQALFYNYKQLPIQRMLDFDFLCGRETPSVAGIINPGSEGFQKLFFGQEEIAIPVHSNIEAACAAHPTADVFINFASFRSAAASSMLALKQPTIKVAAIIAEGVPESDAKQLIAYAKANNKVVIGPATVGGVQAGAFKIGDTAGTIDNIIQCKLYRPGSVGFVSKSGGMSNELYNTIARVTDGIYEGIAIGGDVFPGSTLSDHVLRFNNIPQVKMVVVLGELGGRDEYSLVEALKQGKINKPVVAWVSGTCATLFKSEVQFGHAGAKSGGEMESAQAKNQALRDAGAVVPTSYEAFEGAIKETFEKLVEAGKTTPVKEITPPQIPEDLSTAIKSGKVRAPTHIISTISDDRGEEPCYAGVPMSSIVEQGLGVGDVISLLWFKRSLPRYCTRFIEICVMLCADHGPCVSGAHNSIVTARAGKDLVSCLVSGLLTIGPRFGGAIDDAARYFKDAYDKGLSPYEFVESMKKKGIRVPGIGHRIKRGDNRDKRVELLQRYARENFPSVKYMEYAVEVETYTLSKANNLVLNVDGAIGSLFLDLLAGSGMFTKPEIDEIVGIGYLNGLFVLARSIGLIGHTFDQKRLKQPLYRHPWEDVLYTK; encoded by the exons ATGACTACTGgacaacttttttccaaaactACACAAGCTTTGTTCTACAACTACAAGCAACTTCCTATTCAGCGCATGCTTgactttgatttcctttgtg gGAGGGAAACACCATCTGTTGCTGGAATTATTAATCCTGGTTCTGAGGGATTCCAGAAACTTTTCTTTGGTCAGGAGGAAATTGCAATCCCAGTACACTCAAA CATTGAAGCCGCCTGTGCTGCACATCCCACGGCTGATGTTTTCATAAACTTTGCGTCTTTCAGAAG TGCTGCTGCTTCCTCCATGTTGGCTCTTAAACAGCCAACCATCAAAGTTGCAGCTATTATAGCTGAAGGTGTTCCTGAGTCGGACGCTAAGCAGCTGATTGCTTATGCAAAGGCAAACAATAAG GTGGTTATTGGTCCAGCTACTGTTGGAGGAGTTCAAGCTGGTGCTTTTAAGATTGGTGATACTGCTGGAACAATTGATAACATTATTCAGTGCAAACTTTACCGACCTGGATCTGTGGGTTTTGTCTCAAAATCT GGCGGTATGTCTAATGAATTATACAACACAATTGCTCGTGTGACCGATGGAATTTATGAAG GAATTGCAATCGGGGGAGATGTTTTCCCTGGCtctaccctttctgatcatgtTTTGCGCTTCAACAATATCCCACAG GTTAAAATGGTGGTTGTTCTTGGGGAACTTGGTGGACGAGATGAATATTCCTTGGTTGAAGCCTTGAAGCAGGGAAAAATCAACAAGCCTGTTGTTGCCTGGGTTAGTGGAACTTGCGCTACGCTCTTCAAGTCAGAAGTGCAATTTGGTCATGCG GGTGCAAAGAGTGGTGGTGAAATGGAGTCTGCACAAGCAAAGAATCAAGCACTCAGGGACGCTGGAGCTGTAGTTCCAACCTCATATGAAGCTTTTGAAGGAGCAATCAAAGAAACTTTTGAAAAGCTA GTTGAAGCAGGAAAGACTACTCCTGTAAAGGAAATTACACCTCCTCAAATACCTGAGGATCTTAGCACGGCAATCAAGAGTGGGAAAGTTCGGGCCCCAACTCATATTATTTCCACAATATCTGATGATAGAG GTGAAGAGCCTTGCTATGCTGGCGTACCCATGTCATCCATTGTGGAGCAGGGACTTGGTGTTGGTGATGTAATATCCCTCTTGTGGTTCAAACGTAGCCTACCACGTTATTGCACACGTTTTATTGAG ATATGTGTCATGTTGTGTGCTGATCATGGTCCTTGTGTTTCTGGTGCACACAATTCTATTGTAACTGCCAGGGCTGGAAAAGATCTGGTTTCCTGCCTTGTTTCTG GATTGCTGACTATTGGTCCACGATTTGGTGGTGCTATTGACGATGCTGCCCGGTACTTCAAGGATGCTTATGACAAG GGTCTTTCTCCATATGAGTTCGTGGAAAGTATGAAGAAGAAGGGAATTCGAGTGCCAGGAATTGGCCACAG GATTAAGAGAGGTGACAACAGAGATAAGAGAGTGGAACTACTGCAGCGTTATGCTAGAGAAAATTTCCCATCTGTTAAGTACATGGAATATGCTGTTGAGGTTGAAACTTACACACTCTCAAAGGCAAACAACCTAGTCCTCAACGTCGATGGTGCCATTGGATCCCTCTTCTTGGATCTCCTTGCGGGCAGTGGAATGTTCACCAAGCCAGAAATTGATGAAATAGTGGGTATTGGTTACCTCAATGGACTTTTTGTGCTGGCTCGTTCAATTGGGCTTATAGG GCACACATTTGACCAGAAGAGATTGAAGCAGCCTCTGTACCGTCACCCATGGGAAGATGTCCTCTACACCAAGTGA